A window of Myxococcus xanthus contains these coding sequences:
- a CDS encoding MOSC domain-containing protein, translated as METLVTRLLSLRVGMPRELGVTGAASPLERPWTSAIFKEPVTGPVWLSRTGLAGDGQADRKVHGGPEKAVLAYPITHYDFWRERMARDDVGAGAFGENWVLSQGTEADVCIGDVLRVGGARVQVSQPRQPCWKPARRWGQRDLSLLLQQTGRTGWYYRVLEEGPVQEGDVVALLERPFPTFTIAFANHAMHGHAPEDAALLAECPLLTPNWRDSLRRRAQGSRGDDRPRLVGPNSAD; from the coding sequence ATGGAGACCCTCGTGACGCGCTTGTTGTCGCTGCGAGTGGGCATGCCCCGGGAGCTGGGCGTCACCGGTGCCGCCTCGCCACTGGAGCGGCCCTGGACCAGCGCCATCTTCAAGGAGCCGGTGACAGGGCCGGTGTGGCTGTCACGCACGGGGCTCGCCGGAGATGGCCAGGCGGACCGCAAGGTCCACGGCGGACCGGAGAAGGCGGTCCTCGCCTATCCCATCACGCACTACGACTTCTGGCGCGAACGCATGGCGCGAGACGACGTCGGCGCGGGCGCATTCGGTGAGAACTGGGTGCTCTCCCAGGGCACGGAAGCGGACGTCTGCATCGGAGACGTGCTGCGCGTGGGCGGCGCACGCGTGCAGGTATCCCAACCTCGCCAGCCCTGCTGGAAGCCCGCGCGCCGCTGGGGACAGCGCGACCTGTCGCTACTGCTCCAGCAGACCGGCCGCACCGGCTGGTACTACCGCGTGCTGGAGGAAGGGCCCGTCCAGGAAGGCGACGTGGTGGCGTTGCTCGAGCGGCCCTTCCCCACCTTCACCATCGCCTTCGCCAACCACGCCATGCACGGCCACGCGCCGGAGGACGCCGCGCTGCTGGCGGAGTGTCCCTTGCTGACGCCGAACTGGCGTGACTCGCTCCGCAGGCGCGCGCAGGGTAGTCGGGGAGATGACCGCCCGCGGCTGGTGGGACCCAACAGCGCCGACTGA
- a CDS encoding class I SAM-dependent DNA methyltransferase, with product MLGFPAEAFPGGCGMPVPKRSRSAARALARAGGTVSRDAQEEGVKQVYGEIASAYEVLFPALHRYEERVERFLAAVVAPGARVLDVGCGPGLHTRGLDASIAVVGTDLSEDMLALARTARPGGAWHVHSYHQPIPPDWGRFTVALAIGCLDFCDDLPRVLKHLAEALEPGGKLLFTVLERRPGLDGHEAPVQPIQTAGPAVTLHLYSFEETARAVAEAGLLPRTYAHAPGWVQLTEQRTMWFGWWEVERR from the coding sequence ATGCTAGGGTTCCCCGCCGAGGCCTTCCCCGGCGGGTGCGGCATGCCGGTGCCTAAGCGAAGCAGGTCCGCCGCCAGGGCGCTCGCACGAGCCGGAGGAACCGTGTCGCGGGATGCACAGGAAGAGGGCGTGAAGCAGGTGTACGGGGAGATTGCCTCGGCCTACGAGGTGCTCTTCCCCGCCCTGCACCGGTACGAGGAACGGGTGGAGCGGTTCCTCGCGGCGGTGGTGGCGCCCGGCGCCCGCGTGCTCGACGTGGGGTGTGGGCCGGGGCTTCACACCCGCGGACTGGACGCCTCCATCGCCGTGGTTGGCACCGACCTCTCCGAGGACATGCTCGCGCTGGCTCGGACAGCGCGGCCGGGTGGCGCGTGGCATGTACACAGCTACCACCAGCCGATTCCTCCCGACTGGGGCCGCTTCACCGTCGCACTCGCCATTGGCTGTCTGGACTTCTGCGACGACCTGCCTCGCGTGCTGAAGCACCTCGCGGAGGCGCTGGAGCCGGGCGGCAAGCTGCTCTTCACCGTGCTGGAGCGACGGCCGGGGTTGGACGGGCACGAGGCGCCCGTGCAGCCGATTCAAACGGCGGGGCCGGCGGTGACGCTGCACCTGTACTCATTCGAGGAGACCGCCCGGGCCGTCGCGGAAGCAGGGCTGCTCCCACGCACGTACGCGCATGCACCCGGCTGGGTTCAGCTCACGGAGCAGCGGACCATGTGGTTCGGGTGGTGGGAGGTGGAGCGGCGCTGA
- a CDS encoding efflux RND transporter permease subunit — protein sequence MEPHPNDTTPPGEPRWMGRVERALGAMAAHNHRRPVLALLLVLVLAALGGFLARGLHLNANLVDLLPSSFESVQDLRELERRFGALGWVAVVGEGADPASLKRFADDLAPKLEALPGIRFVEAQRPGAFFRDRALYFLSEEDLREVHRRLEARLQWEQQQANPLYVPLVEEEPPSLDFSDLEAKYTGGAGQRLATSNGDYYLDEGQRRIVLLAKPDTTSADLGFSRKVTDEVRGLLAAQDLSKYGPGFKVDITGTFQKKLDQQKQIARDIGVASAVATALMLLYLLFHFRSALAVGLVLTPVGAGLAWTYGLVALVFGEVNLLTGFLGAILGGLGLEHGIHLLGRYLHLRGEGHTSEASTRASFTHTGGAALVSALVAAVTFFVLGASRFRAFREFGVIAGVGMVVLIAAYVLVLPALLGLASRWGWTPRRSSVTTARSPTGQLLLRRRHVITAVSAVLLLGLLSQTGRVRFDFDFGSLEDQDLPSFTLDREVNRLIGYSQTPVVVLTQSPAEEQAMVERLHARQRERGKDSTIDFVASLSSLVPEDQPRKQRVLQDISRLLERVPEGRLDARQREQVASLRRQAASPPFTRDDLPPSVQQQFLGRQDTSGGFVMVYPSVNQSDGKAVRTLAREVRGVGTPEGTRVSAAGESMVMADILDMVTHEAPLILGGTTLAVLLAMWLTLGGLRIALLCMAPTVVSLVALLGLMPLLGLEFNYLNILVIPILIGTTVDAGVHLLTRLSSPGHDFVSVYSETGKAICGGLLTSAMGFGALFLADHPGLNSIGALANLGFATNLLVMLVAFPALLLVLSERRLKRHSARKESQKPEPPRQSGRGEPTHAS from the coding sequence ATGGAACCGCATCCGAACGACACGACACCTCCGGGCGAGCCGCGGTGGATGGGGCGCGTGGAGCGCGCACTGGGCGCGATGGCCGCGCACAACCACCGGCGTCCGGTGTTGGCGTTGCTGCTGGTGCTGGTGCTGGCCGCCCTGGGTGGCTTCCTCGCGCGAGGACTGCACCTCAACGCCAACCTCGTGGACCTGCTCCCGTCCTCCTTCGAGAGCGTGCAGGACCTGCGGGAGTTGGAGCGCCGCTTCGGCGCGCTCGGCTGGGTGGCGGTGGTGGGGGAAGGCGCGGACCCCGCGTCCCTGAAGCGCTTCGCGGACGACCTGGCGCCCAAGCTGGAAGCCCTGCCCGGCATCCGCTTCGTCGAGGCGCAGCGCCCCGGCGCCTTCTTCCGCGACCGGGCCCTGTACTTCCTGTCGGAAGAGGACCTGCGGGAGGTGCACCGCCGCTTGGAGGCGCGGCTCCAGTGGGAACAGCAGCAGGCCAACCCGCTCTACGTGCCGCTGGTGGAGGAGGAGCCGCCGTCCCTGGACTTCTCCGACCTGGAGGCGAAGTACACGGGCGGAGCCGGACAGCGGCTGGCCACCAGCAACGGTGACTACTACCTGGATGAGGGCCAGCGCCGCATCGTGCTCCTGGCCAAGCCGGACACCACGTCCGCGGACCTGGGTTTCTCGCGCAAGGTCACCGATGAGGTGCGCGGGCTGCTCGCCGCGCAGGACCTGTCGAAGTACGGGCCCGGCTTCAAGGTAGACATCACTGGCACCTTCCAGAAGAAGCTGGACCAGCAGAAGCAGATTGCGCGCGACATCGGCGTGGCATCGGCGGTGGCCACCGCGCTGATGCTGCTCTACCTCCTCTTCCACTTCCGCAGCGCGCTGGCGGTGGGGTTGGTGCTGACGCCCGTGGGCGCGGGCCTGGCGTGGACGTATGGCCTGGTGGCGCTCGTCTTCGGCGAGGTCAATCTCCTGACGGGCTTCCTGGGCGCCATCCTCGGAGGACTCGGCCTGGAGCACGGCATCCACCTGCTGGGGCGCTACCTGCACCTGCGCGGCGAAGGCCACACGTCCGAGGCCTCCACGCGCGCGTCCTTCACGCACACTGGCGGCGCGGCGCTCGTCTCCGCGCTGGTGGCGGCCGTCACGTTCTTCGTGCTGGGCGCCTCGCGCTTCCGTGCGTTCCGTGAGTTCGGCGTCATCGCGGGCGTGGGCATGGTGGTGCTCATCGCCGCCTACGTGCTGGTGCTGCCCGCGCTGCTGGGGCTGGCCTCGCGCTGGGGGTGGACACCCCGGCGCTCCTCCGTCACCACCGCGCGCTCCCCCACGGGCCAACTGCTGTTGCGGCGCCGCCACGTCATCACCGCCGTGTCCGCCGTGCTGCTGCTGGGGCTGCTGAGCCAAACGGGGCGCGTGCGCTTCGACTTCGACTTCGGCTCGCTGGAGGACCAGGACCTGCCGTCCTTCACGCTGGACCGAGAGGTCAACCGGCTCATCGGCTATTCGCAGACACCGGTGGTGGTGCTCACCCAATCGCCCGCAGAGGAACAGGCGATGGTGGAGCGGCTCCACGCGCGGCAACGCGAGCGGGGCAAGGACTCCACCATCGACTTCGTGGCCTCACTGTCCTCGCTGGTGCCCGAGGACCAGCCGCGCAAGCAGCGCGTCCTCCAGGACATCTCGCGGCTGCTGGAGCGCGTCCCGGAGGGCCGGCTGGACGCACGGCAACGGGAGCAGGTGGCGTCGCTGCGAAGACAGGCGGCCTCACCGCCCTTCACCCGTGACGACCTGCCGCCGAGCGTCCAGCAACAGTTCCTGGGCCGGCAGGACACGTCGGGGGGATTCGTCATGGTCTACCCGTCCGTGAACCAGTCGGACGGGAAGGCGGTCCGCACGCTGGCGCGGGAGGTTCGCGGCGTGGGGACACCGGAAGGCACGCGCGTCTCCGCGGCCGGCGAATCCATGGTGATGGCGGACATCCTGGACATGGTGACGCACGAGGCACCGCTCATCCTCGGCGGCACCACGCTGGCGGTATTGCTGGCCATGTGGCTGACGCTGGGCGGCCTGCGCATCGCCCTGCTGTGCATGGCGCCCACCGTGGTGTCACTGGTGGCGCTGCTGGGGCTGATGCCGCTGCTGGGGCTGGAGTTCAACTACCTCAACATCCTCGTCATCCCGATTCTCATCGGAACGACGGTGGACGCGGGGGTGCACCTGCTGACGCGATTGTCGTCACCAGGCCATGACTTCGTGTCGGTGTATTCGGAGACGGGGAAGGCCATCTGCGGCGGCTTGCTGACCAGCGCGATGGGCTTCGGTGCGCTCTTCCTCGCTGACCACCCGGGCCTCAACTCCATTGGCGCACTTGCCAATCTGGGCTTCGCCACCAACCTCCTCGTCATGCTGGTGGCCTTCCCGGCCCTGCTGCTGGTGCTGTCGGAGCGCAGGCTGAAGCGCCATTCCGCCCGAAAGGAATCGCAGAAACCGGAGCCACCGCGCCAGTCGGGGCGCGGCGAGCCCACGCACGCAAGCTGA
- a CDS encoding subclass B1 metallo-beta-lactamase MYX-1, translated as MTLFPLRWFCAGALLITLSTACTRSTPAATVERNIPVKAQSQGPDEYVLADDVSVRKLAPGVWLHITVVTLEPFGRVSTNGLIIEDGETSLLVDTGWDARQGALLLDWARDTLRRPVRAAVVTHFHEDRLGGVPALAPHGIPVHGLEETARIATSLGLPGPTETFAKTSTVDSLELFFPGAGHAKDNIVVWHRDSGVLFGGCFVKDGASTNLGNVADADVAAWPASLSRTRQRFPEARVVVPGHGQPGGPELLGHTEALLR; from the coding sequence ATGACGTTGTTTCCTCTTCGTTGGTTTTGTGCCGGTGCTCTTCTCATCACCCTGAGCACCGCCTGCACCCGCTCCACGCCGGCCGCGACGGTGGAGCGGAACATCCCCGTGAAGGCGCAGTCCCAGGGTCCGGACGAATACGTGCTGGCGGATGACGTGAGCGTGCGGAAGCTCGCGCCTGGCGTGTGGCTGCACATCACGGTGGTGACGTTGGAGCCATTCGGCCGCGTCTCCACCAACGGGCTCATCATCGAGGACGGTGAAACGTCCTTGCTGGTCGACACGGGCTGGGATGCACGGCAGGGCGCGCTACTGCTCGACTGGGCCCGGGACACGCTTCGGCGTCCGGTCCGCGCGGCGGTGGTGACGCACTTCCATGAAGATCGCCTCGGTGGTGTTCCGGCGCTCGCCCCGCATGGCATCCCCGTCCATGGCTTGGAGGAGACGGCACGGATTGCCACGTCCCTGGGCCTGCCAGGCCCCACGGAGACCTTCGCCAAGACGAGCACGGTGGACTCCCTGGAGCTCTTCTTCCCGGGGGCGGGCCACGCGAAGGACAACATCGTCGTGTGGCACCGGGACAGCGGCGTGCTGTTCGGCGGCTGCTTCGTGAAGGACGGCGCCTCGACGAACCTGGGCAACGTGGCGGACGCGGACGTAGCGGCCTGGCCCGCGAGCCTGTCGCGGACGCGGCAGCGGTTTCCGGAGGCGCGCGTGGTGGTCCCGGGTCACGGACAGCCCGGTGGGCCGGAGCTGCTGGGCCACACGGAAGCGCTGCTCCGCTGA
- the glgX gene encoding glycogen debranching protein GlgX, translated as MSREVWPGKPWPRGATFDGSGVNFAIYSQVATRVEVCLFDPADPAREIERFGLPESTDFVHHGYVPGLEPGTLYGLRVHGPYEPTKGHRCNPHKLLVDPYAKALYGDVDWRQPVFGYPLGHEQQDLARDERDSAAGVPKSVVVSDYFDWGNDRRPDINWRETVLYEAHVRGLTMRHPGVPEHLRGTYAGLACPPVIEHLLKLGVTSVELLPVHAFADDSFLDDKKLSNFWGYNTLGYFAPEQYYASRKTPGAAVAEFKAMVRDLHAAGIEVILDVVYNHTCEGNHLGPTLSLKGIDNASYYWLMPDGRHYLDFTGCGNSINASNPQAARLIIDSLRYWVTEMHVDGFRFDLATVLGRTGEGAFDRDAALFQILHQDPVLGRVKLIAEPWDVGLGGYQVGGFPPPWREWNGKYRDALRRYWKGDENLASEMGYRITGNADLYAEARRRPQASINFVTAHDGFTLHDLVTYSHKHNEANGEHNRDGADDNQSWNCGVEGETDKADVIALRERQKRNLLASLFLSTGIPMIVAGDEMGRTQGGNNNAYCQDNELSWVDWNLDERRRKLLAFTRKLIHFRHRQPVLQRRRFFKGQHLWDSEHKDLTWFRPDGPEMKAEDWEKPFVRSLAFLLGGDAIPTPDERGQRIIGDALLILLNSHHEPVTYKLPPAAQSQRWELELCTTDDNRGPEPVKGETFELIGRSLAVFRQVAD; from the coding sequence ATGAGTCGGGAAGTCTGGCCAGGCAAGCCCTGGCCTCGCGGCGCCACCTTCGATGGTTCAGGGGTCAACTTCGCCATCTACTCCCAGGTCGCGACCCGCGTGGAGGTCTGCCTGTTCGACCCCGCGGACCCGGCGCGCGAAATCGAACGGTTCGGCCTGCCGGAGTCCACGGACTTCGTGCACCACGGCTACGTGCCGGGCCTGGAGCCAGGCACGCTCTACGGTCTGCGCGTTCATGGCCCGTACGAGCCCACCAAGGGCCACCGCTGCAATCCGCACAAGCTGCTGGTGGACCCCTACGCCAAGGCGCTCTACGGCGACGTGGACTGGCGCCAGCCGGTGTTCGGCTATCCACTGGGGCACGAGCAGCAGGACCTGGCGCGAGACGAACGCGACAGCGCGGCGGGCGTGCCCAAGTCCGTGGTGGTGAGCGACTACTTCGACTGGGGCAATGACCGGCGCCCGGACATCAACTGGCGTGAGACGGTGCTGTACGAGGCTCACGTGCGCGGCCTCACCATGCGCCACCCCGGCGTGCCCGAACACCTGCGTGGCACCTACGCGGGCCTGGCCTGCCCGCCCGTCATCGAGCATTTGCTGAAGCTGGGCGTGACGTCGGTGGAGTTGCTGCCGGTGCATGCCTTCGCGGACGACTCGTTCCTCGACGACAAGAAGCTGTCCAACTTCTGGGGCTACAACACGCTGGGCTACTTCGCGCCGGAGCAGTACTACGCCAGTCGCAAGACGCCCGGCGCCGCCGTCGCCGAGTTCAAGGCGATGGTGAGGGACCTGCACGCCGCGGGCATCGAGGTCATCCTCGACGTCGTCTACAACCACACCTGCGAGGGCAACCACCTGGGGCCCACGCTGTCGCTCAAGGGCATCGACAACGCGAGCTACTACTGGCTGATGCCGGACGGGCGGCACTACCTGGACTTCACCGGGTGCGGCAACAGCATCAACGCGTCCAACCCGCAGGCGGCGCGGCTCATCATCGACAGCCTCCGCTACTGGGTGACGGAGATGCACGTGGACGGGTTCCGCTTCGACCTCGCCACGGTGCTGGGCCGCACGGGTGAAGGCGCGTTCGACCGCGACGCGGCGCTGTTCCAGATTCTCCACCAGGACCCGGTGCTCGGCCGCGTGAAACTCATCGCCGAGCCCTGGGACGTGGGCCTCGGCGGCTACCAGGTGGGCGGATTCCCTCCGCCCTGGCGCGAGTGGAACGGCAAGTACCGGGACGCGCTGCGCCGCTACTGGAAGGGCGATGAGAACCTCGCCAGTGAGATGGGCTACCGAATCACGGGCAACGCGGACCTGTACGCGGAGGCGCGCCGGCGGCCCCAGGCGAGCATCAACTTCGTCACCGCGCATGACGGCTTCACGCTGCACGACCTGGTGACGTACAGCCACAAGCACAACGAGGCCAACGGCGAGCACAACCGTGACGGCGCGGACGACAACCAGTCGTGGAACTGCGGCGTGGAGGGTGAGACGGACAAAGCGGACGTCATCGCCCTGCGCGAGCGGCAGAAGCGCAACCTGCTGGCCTCGCTCTTCCTGTCCACCGGCATCCCGATGATTGTCGCGGGTGACGAGATGGGCCGCACGCAGGGCGGCAACAACAACGCGTACTGCCAGGACAACGAGCTGTCGTGGGTGGATTGGAACCTGGATGAGCGGCGGCGGAAGCTGCTGGCGTTCACGCGCAAGCTCATCCACTTCCGCCACCGCCAGCCGGTGCTCCAGCGCCGCCGCTTCTTCAAGGGTCAGCACCTGTGGGACTCCGAGCACAAGGACCTGACGTGGTTCCGGCCGGATGGCCCGGAGATGAAGGCGGAGGACTGGGAGAAGCCCTTCGTGCGCTCGCTGGCATTCCTCCTGGGCGGCGACGCCATCCCCACGCCGGACGAGCGCGGGCAGCGCATCATCGGTGACGCGCTGCTGATACTGCTCAACTCGCACCATGAGCCGGTGACGTACAAGCTGCCGCCTGCCGCGCAGAGCCAGCGATGGGAGCTGGAGCTCTGCACCACCGACGACAACCGGGGACCGGAGCCGGTGAAAGGTGAGACGTTCGAGCTCATCGGCCGCTCGCTCGCGGTGTTCCGGCAGGTCGCGGACTGA